From one Geoalkalibacter halelectricus genomic stretch:
- a CDS encoding transmembrane anchor protein: MYNTDLPTRAELPTTGRLLRSTVVAALIAAVLLVTTILPAEYGIDPTGVGRALGLTHMGEIKVSLAAEAVASASEPAPAIQTPPVTVEQTTEPAASVPSGQEHTMTVTLKPGQAAEIKLAMRKDARVLFEWISAGGPVNFDTHGDPVGAPKDFYHGYDKGKNQRGQSGELQAAFDGTHGWFWRNRSNAEVTITLKTSGEYEDIKRVL; encoded by the coding sequence ATGTACAATACCGATCTTCCCACCCGAGCCGAACTGCCCACGACGGGCAGATTGCTGCGTTCCACGGTTGTTGCCGCCCTCATTGCCGCGGTTCTGCTTGTTACCACCATCCTGCCGGCTGAGTACGGCATCGATCCGACCGGGGTCGGCCGCGCTCTCGGCCTGACTCATATGGGCGAAATCAAAGTCTCGCTTGCTGCCGAGGCGGTGGCTTCAGCAAGCGAGCCGGCTCCCGCAATCCAAACGCCGCCAGTGACGGTCGAGCAAACGACAGAACCCGCCGCGAGCGTGCCATCTGGACAGGAGCACACCATGACCGTCACGCTCAAACCCGGGCAGGCAGCAGAGATCAAGCTGGCCATGCGCAAAGACGCCAGGGTTCTTTTTGAATGGATATCCGCAGGAGGACCGGTCAACTTTGATACCCACGGCGACCCGGTGGGCGCTCCGAAGGACTTTTACCATGGCTACGATAAGGGTAAAAATCAGAGGGGCCAGTCCGGCGAGTTGCAGGCCGCCTTCGACGGCACTCATGGATGGTTCTGGCGCAATCGCTCGAATGCCGAGGTGACGATCACCCTAAAGACCAGCGGCGAATATGAAGACATCAAACGTGTACTCTGA
- the chrA gene encoding chromate efflux transporter, producing the protein MTNKEQFSIGLIFLVFLKLGLTSFGGPVAHLGFFREEFVQRRRWLSEESYADLVALCQFLPGPASSQVGYAIGLRQGGTLGGLAAWLGFTMPSAAALIAFAYGVASMGDVQNAGWLQGLKVAAVAVVAKAVWGMAVQLCPDRPRATVALLAAIVALAWPTSITQVLIILAGGALGWVLYREAAGPVAVDLGAPSFSRRKGAIFLSAFFLLLFGLPVLVAWAPVIPLQVFESFYRSGSLVFGGGHVVLPLLQAEVVPPGWVGGDSFLAGYGAAQAVPGPLFTFAAYLGAAMAFGPGGWIGGLWALVAIFLPSVLLVQGALPFWETLRRIPTAQAALRGTNAAVVGILLAAMYDPVWTKGIHGPADVIVGLAAFGLLHFWKTPPWLVVILASLVGLVYLG; encoded by the coding sequence ATGACCAATAAAGAGCAGTTCAGCATCGGCCTGATTTTTCTTGTTTTTCTCAAGCTCGGCTTGACGTCCTTCGGCGGACCGGTGGCGCACCTTGGGTTCTTTCGGGAAGAGTTCGTGCAGCGGCGACGCTGGTTGAGCGAGGAAAGTTATGCCGATCTGGTCGCCCTTTGCCAGTTTCTCCCCGGACCGGCGAGCAGTCAGGTCGGCTACGCCATTGGCCTGAGACAGGGTGGCACCTTGGGGGGACTGGCCGCCTGGCTCGGCTTCACCATGCCGTCCGCAGCGGCCTTGATTGCGTTTGCCTACGGGGTTGCCTCTATGGGGGATGTACAGAACGCGGGATGGCTGCAGGGGCTGAAAGTCGCGGCGGTGGCGGTCGTGGCCAAGGCGGTCTGGGGGATGGCGGTTCAGCTTTGCCCCGATCGTCCGCGAGCTACCGTCGCACTGCTGGCGGCGATCGTCGCCCTTGCCTGGCCGACCTCGATCACCCAGGTTTTGATTATCCTTGCCGGAGGCGCGCTGGGTTGGGTTCTCTACCGTGAGGCCGCCGGCCCCGTGGCGGTCGATTTGGGGGCACCATCCTTCTCTCGGCGCAAGGGGGCGATTTTTCTGAGCGCTTTTTTCCTCCTGCTTTTTGGTCTGCCGGTCCTGGTGGCTTGGGCGCCGGTGATCCCGCTGCAGGTATTCGAGAGTTTTTACCGCTCCGGCTCCCTTGTCTTCGGCGGCGGTCATGTGGTTCTCCCCCTGCTGCAAGCCGAAGTCGTTCCCCCCGGCTGGGTCGGTGGTGACAGCTTTCTGGCCGGCTATGGGGCGGCGCAGGCGGTTCCGGGACCTCTTTTCACTTTCGCTGCCTACCTCGGAGCCGCCATGGCCTTCGGTCCTGGCGGATGGATTGGTGGCCTCTGGGCGCTGGTGGCTATTTTCCTTCCGTCTGTCCTCCTCGTGCAGGGGGCGCTTCCCTTCTGGGAGACTTTGCGGCGGATTCCGACGGCGCAAGCGGCGTTGCGTGGAACCAATGCCGCCGTGGTCGGGATACTCCTAGCGGCCATGTACGATCCAGTCTGGACCAAGGGAATCCACGGCCCCGCGGATGTGATCGTCGGCCTCGCTGCTTTCGGTTTGCTGCACTTCTGGAAGACGCCCCCATGGTTGGTGGTTATTCTGGCCAGCTTGGTGGGACTGGTCTATTTGGGTTAG
- a CDS encoding type II toxin-antitoxin system ParD family antitoxin, producing MRTTQKMSITLPNDMADMVKDKVRAGEYASDSEVIREGLRALMARDRAVENWLKNQVGPAYDALKADPSRAVTADQVRASLAAEHAKTR from the coding sequence ATGCGAACCACCCAAAAAATGAGCATCACACTGCCCAACGATATGGCGGACATGGTAAAGGACAAGGTACGGGCTGGCGAGTACGCCAGCGATAGCGAGGTCATTCGGGAAGGTCTACGGGCTCTCATGGCGCGTGATCGCGCCGTCGAAAACTGGTTGAAAAACCAAGTCGGGCCAGCCTACGATGCACTGAAGGCCGATCCATCCCGCGCCGTCACTGCTGACCAAGTACGAGCAAGCCTCGCCGCTGAACACGCCAAAACGCGATGA
- a CDS encoding IS110 family RNA-guided transposase, translating to MKFYTKQHPYYCGVDLHADAMYVCILDATGEVVVHQNIPTRPKAFLRLIKPYRAGLVVGCECMFTWYWLADLCADEGIDFVLGHALYMRAIHSGKAKNDKIDSHKIAVLLRGGSFPLAYAYPRKMRAARDLLRRRNHLARKRAELFSHIQNTATQYNLPEPLGCIAKPNARAELPAKFRNPLVRAMVELDLATIEHYDDLLGILERDLEKVATGHNPVNLALLKSIPGVGRILGMVMLYEIEDIARFAREQDFSSYCRLVRPEKQSNGKSYGHSGKKIGNAHLRWAFGEAVVLMLKGNPPAQATLQRLASKHGKGKALAILAHRLGRAVYYMLKNQVPFDQKRFLRLST from the coding sequence ATGAAATTCTACACCAAGCAGCACCCGTATTATTGCGGCGTCGATCTGCATGCCGACGCCATGTACGTCTGCATCCTCGATGCCACCGGCGAGGTGGTGGTCCATCAGAACATCCCCACCCGCCCCAAAGCGTTTCTGCGCCTGATCAAACCTTATCGCGCCGGTCTCGTGGTCGGCTGCGAGTGTATGTTCACCTGGTACTGGCTGGCTGATCTGTGTGCCGACGAGGGCATCGATTTCGTCCTGGGGCATGCGCTCTACATGCGCGCCATCCATAGCGGCAAGGCCAAGAACGACAAAATCGATTCCCACAAGATCGCCGTGCTGCTGCGCGGCGGCTCCTTTCCGCTGGCCTACGCCTATCCGCGCAAGATGCGCGCCGCGCGCGATCTGTTGCGCCGCCGCAACCATCTGGCCAGAAAAAGAGCGGAGCTGTTCTCCCATATCCAAAACACGGCCACCCAATACAACCTGCCCGAGCCGCTCGGCTGCATTGCTAAGCCTAATGCGCGCGCTGAGTTGCCGGCCAAATTCCGCAATCCGCTGGTGCGCGCCATGGTGGAGTTGGATCTGGCCACCATCGAGCATTACGACGATTTGCTCGGCATTCTGGAGCGCGATCTGGAAAAAGTCGCCACTGGCCACAACCCGGTCAACCTAGCGCTGCTCAAATCCATTCCCGGCGTGGGGCGCATTCTGGGCATGGTCATGCTCTATGAAATCGAGGACATCGCACGCTTTGCTCGCGAGCAGGATTTTTCCTCCTATTGCCGCCTGGTCAGACCGGAAAAACAATCGAACGGCAAATCCTACGGCCACAGCGGCAAGAAAATCGGCAACGCCCATCTGCGCTGGGCTTTTGGCGAGGCGGTGGTGCTCATGCTCAAGGGCAACCCGCCGGCGCAGGCCACCTTGCAGCGCCTGGCCAGCAAGCACGGCAAGGGCAAGGCCCTGGCGATTTTGGCGCATCGGCTGGGGCGCGCGGTGTACTACATGCTCAAAAATCAGGTGCCTTTCGACCAGAAGCGGTTCTTGCGTCTGAGCACCTGA
- a CDS encoding type II toxin-antitoxin system RelE/ParE family toxin, whose amino-acid sequence MIALYHYIAEAASPEIATQYTEAIVNYCENLHTFPHRGTLRDDLRPGLRITNYKKRAMIAFHVEADLVSIIGVFYGGQNYETILPENNPADGNIEH is encoded by the coding sequence ATTATTGCCCTGTACCACTACATCGCAGAAGCGGCTTCGCCCGAAATTGCTACCCAGTACACCGAGGCAATCGTAAACTATTGCGAAAACCTGCACACGTTTCCACATCGTGGCACATTGCGCGATGACTTGCGCCCAGGCTTACGCATAACCAACTACAAAAAACGTGCAATGATCGCTTTCCATGTTGAAGCCGATCTGGTTTCAATCATCGGCGTGTTTTACGGCGGCCAGAATTACGAAACAATACTGCCAGAAAACAACCCCGCCGACGGCAACATAGAGCACTGA
- a CDS encoding ADP-ribosylglycohydrolase family protein, with translation MGYLTHGHPSGYLSAGFLGMLIGRLVEGDDLEPALDKTYEVLEQYHYADETMAAIDKARQLAADLNASPCQETIEGLGEGWTGEEALAIAVYCSLVAKGNFDFGVRLAVNHGGDSDSTGAIAGKILGAMLGRKGIGEQWLMPLELRDIIEQVATDLIIGYRKGRDWWTRYPGY, from the coding sequence TTGGGGTACCTCACCCATGGTCATCCAAGCGGATATTTATCGGCCGGCTTTCTAGGCATGCTGATCGGCCGCCTGGTCGAAGGGGATGATTTGGAGCCGGCCCTGGACAAAACTTACGAGGTTCTGGAGCAGTATCACTATGCCGATGAGACCATGGCCGCCATCGACAAAGCCAGGCAACTAGCTGCGGACCTGAACGCTTCGCCCTGCCAGGAAACCATCGAAGGTCTCGGTGAAGGTTGGACGGGGGAAGAGGCTCTGGCGATCGCGGTTTATTGCTCTTTGGTCGCGAAGGGAAATTTCGATTTTGGGGTGCGACTGGCCGTCAACCACGGCGGTGACAGCGACAGCACGGGAGCCATCGCCGGAAAAATCCTAGGGGCCATGTTGGGGAGGAAGGGGATTGGGGAACAATGGCTGATGCCTCTCGAACTTCGCGACATCATCGAGCAGGTCGCGACAGATCTGATTATCGGTTACCGAAAGGGGAGGGATTGGTGGACCCGATATCCTGGGTATTAG
- a CDS encoding transposase domain-containing protein, producing the protein MKGERGIRPLTIGRKNWLFVGSEDGGKASATILSLVQTCRNLGINPQQYLEGVLRRIMQHPAKQIDRLLPDNWLAARQNAQ; encoded by the coding sequence ATGAAGGGGGAGCGCGGCATCCGTCCACTCACCATCGGTCGCAAGAACTGGCTCTTCGTCGGGAGCGAGGACGGCGGCAAGGCCAGCGCCACCATCCTCTCCCTGGTCCAGACCTGCCGCAACTTGGGCATCAATCCTCAGCAGTATCTCGAAGGCGTGCTGCGGCGCATCATGCAGCACCCCGCCAAGCAGATCGACCGACTCCTTCCCGACAACTGGCTTGCCGCCAGGCAGAATGCTCAATAG
- a CDS encoding methyltransferase domain-containing protein: MPDLYADISNVPPEIQERLAGVLEARAADARQKEMLNVYLSEIAFPMGARVLEIGCGTGAVTRTLAGWPGVSEAVGIDLSAIFIAKARELSKGVRNISFEIADGRSVSLADASFDVVVVHTTLSHVPEPKELLDQAYRLLRSGGWLAVFDGDYATATVSTGDADPLNACIDAFRSGFVHDPWLIRRLPALMAAAGFSVQPARSHGYVEEPQAGYLLTWIDRGADVLVQNGRIGGDMAEALKAEARRRSAGNEWFGHIAFASILARKAV, from the coding sequence ATGCCCGATCTGTATGCCGACATCAGCAACGTCCCCCCGGAGATCCAGGAACGCCTGGCCGGCGTTCTTGAGGCGAGGGCGGCGGACGCCCGCCAGAAGGAGATGCTCAATGTCTACCTCTCGGAGATCGCGTTCCCGATGGGTGCGCGCGTCCTGGAGATCGGCTGCGGCACCGGCGCGGTGACCCGCACCCTGGCCGGATGGCCTGGCGTGTCGGAGGCGGTCGGCATCGATCTTTCCGCCATCTTCATCGCAAAGGCCAGAGAGTTGTCCAAGGGGGTGCGCAATATTTCCTTCGAGATTGCCGACGGCCGCAGCGTCTCTCTCGCCGACGCCTCCTTCGACGTCGTGGTCGTGCATACGACGCTGAGCCATGTCCCCGAACCGAAAGAACTGCTCGATCAGGCCTATCGGCTCCTCAGGTCGGGCGGATGGCTGGCCGTCTTCGACGGCGATTACGCGACGGCAACCGTTTCCACCGGCGATGCGGATCCGCTGAATGCGTGCATCGACGCCTTCCGAAGCGGTTTTGTCCACGACCCATGGCTCATCCGTCGCCTACCGGCCTTGATGGCCGCGGCCGGCTTCAGCGTTCAGCCGGCGAGGAGTCACGGCTACGTCGAAGAACCCCAGGCCGGGTATCTCCTCACCTGGATCGATCGCGGCGCGGACGTTCTCGTTCAAAACGGACGGATCGGCGGCGACATGGCCGAGGCGCTCAAGGCGGAAGCGCGCCGCCGAAGTGCAGGGAATGAATGGTTCGGGCACATCGCCTTCGCCAGTATCCTGGCGCGTAAGGCTGTTTAG
- a CDS encoding flavodoxin family protein, whose protein sequence is MKKILGIVASNRRLGNCEILVKEIARRVSIPHELRLLRLPDFDLRYCTGCYRCLSSGSGCILDDDLAQVLEAVVGADALILAAPTYFLGAHSSLKIFLDRAISFYCMGDRLWGKPAVGVGVAGMEGKEGSTHLDIERFLAVILAENLQTRILYGALPGEVLLKEENRNAVAEMAAAISGDPSKKREGCCPICAGETFRFLEGSKARCMLCSHAGEVSLKNGRFTFSPEPIAHPILFGKQNALDHRDWLEGMKKLFRQKAKELRQVTAGYEDDGEWIMPEPRRPV, encoded by the coding sequence ATGAAAAAAATCCTGGGAATCGTCGCCTCGAATCGAAGGCTCGGAAACTGCGAAATCCTCGTGAAGGAGATCGCCCGAAGGGTCTCCATTCCCCACGAACTGCGCCTCCTTCGCCTTCCAGACTTCGACCTTCGATATTGCACCGGGTGCTATCGCTGTCTTTCGAGCGGGAGCGGCTGCATCCTCGACGATGATCTGGCCCAGGTCCTGGAGGCCGTCGTCGGAGCCGATGCCTTGATTCTGGCCGCGCCGACCTACTTTCTCGGCGCCCACTCCTCTCTCAAGATCTTCCTCGACCGGGCGATTTCCTTCTACTGCATGGGGGATCGGCTCTGGGGAAAGCCCGCCGTGGGCGTAGGGGTGGCCGGCATGGAGGGGAAGGAGGGGAGCACCCATCTCGACATCGAGCGGTTCCTGGCCGTCATCCTGGCCGAGAACCTTCAGACCCGCATCCTCTATGGCGCTCTTCCGGGAGAGGTCCTGCTGAAGGAGGAGAACCGGAACGCCGTCGCGGAGATGGCGGCCGCCATCTCCGGAGACCCCTCGAAGAAACGCGAGGGATGCTGCCCGATCTGCGCGGGCGAGACGTTCCGCTTCCTGGAAGGGAGCAAGGCCCGCTGTATGCTGTGCAGCCACGCGGGGGAAGTCTCTTTGAAAAACGGCCGCTTCACTTTCTCTCCCGAGCCGATCGCCCATCCGATCCTTTTCGGAAAACAGAACGCCCTCGATCACCGTGACTGGCTCGAAGGGATGAAGAAGCTCTTCAGGCAAAAGGCCAAAGAGCTGAGGCAAGTCACGGCTGGCTATGAAGACGACGGGGAATGGATCATGCCCGAACCCCGGCGCCCCGTGTAA
- a CDS encoding MFS transporter: MHIQTQALPAFSPTRFLVARWGIFAILILAYMLVFFHRMAPAVVAGDLMRSFGTSGAALGSLAAMYFYIYTLMQIPAGVLADTLGARASVAMGNLVAGSGSILFGMADTFWEASVGRALVGLGVSVVFVALFKSNSVWFSERRYGMVSGLALLFGNLGAIASAGPLALVLEVYSWRLVFIALGAVTLVLAALTLLLVRNRPEDLGFPSVRQMEGRQSHPPRRSHWLKDLRVVFATRAIWPVFWVGMGMVGGMLAFIGLWAIPYLRDVHGLDRTAAATYTSLTLAGFAVGSLLVGGFSDRIGRRKPLVLAGTIGYALTCLVMAVFPWQSSLVGVILFFLIGLSSGGFIVTFANAKEVVSPAFSGMAIGLVNTGLFLGAACLQPLFGWVMDLTWDGTMADGVRIYGAGDYRLGILLVFGFSLLAVAGASRMRETFCRNVTTGD, translated from the coding sequence ATGCACATTCAGACCCAAGCTCTGCCCGCCTTTTCTCCGACGCGCTTTCTGGTGGCTCGCTGGGGAATTTTTGCCATCCTGATTCTCGCCTACATGCTGGTCTTTTTCCACCGCATGGCGCCCGCCGTGGTCGCCGGCGACCTGATGCGCAGCTTCGGCACCAGCGGCGCGGCCCTGGGGTCTCTGGCCGCCATGTATTTTTACATCTACACCCTCATGCAGATTCCCGCCGGGGTGCTGGCCGACACCTTGGGCGCGCGTGCTTCGGTGGCCATGGGCAACCTGGTCGCCGGTTCGGGCTCCATCCTGTTCGGCATGGCCGATACCTTTTGGGAAGCTTCCGTCGGCCGCGCCCTGGTGGGGTTGGGCGTCTCCGTGGTATTCGTCGCCCTGTTCAAGAGCAACAGCGTCTGGTTCAGCGAGCGCCGCTACGGCATGGTCAGCGGCCTGGCCCTGTTGTTCGGCAATCTGGGCGCCATCGCCTCGGCCGGGCCCTTGGCCCTGGTGCTTGAGGTCTATTCCTGGCGTTTGGTGTTTATCGCCCTGGGCGCAGTGACGCTCGTTCTGGCGGCTCTGACCCTGCTGCTGGTGCGCAACCGTCCCGAGGATCTGGGTTTTCCCTCGGTGCGCCAGATGGAAGGCCGTCAGAGCCATCCGCCCCGCCGCAGTCACTGGCTCAAGGATCTGCGGGTGGTGTTTGCGACGCGTGCTATCTGGCCGGTTTTCTGGGTGGGCATGGGTATGGTCGGGGGTATGCTGGCCTTTATCGGCCTGTGGGCGATTCCTTATTTGCGCGATGTCCACGGCCTGGACCGCACCGCCGCGGCGACTTACACCTCCCTGACCTTGGCCGGTTTTGCCGTCGGTTCTCTTCTGGTCGGCGGATTCTCGGACCGCATCGGACGGCGCAAACCGCTGGTATTGGCCGGCACCATCGGTTACGCTCTCACCTGTCTGGTCATGGCGGTTTTTCCCTGGCAATCGTCCCTGGTCGGAGTGATCCTCTTTTTCCTCATCGGCCTCAGTTCGGGCGGCTTCATCGTGACCTTCGCCAACGCCAAGGAAGTCGTCTCCCCGGCCTTCTCCGGCATGGCCATCGGCCTGGTGAATACCGGGCTTTTTCTGGGGGCGGCCTGCCTGCAGCCCCTCTTCGGGTGGGTGATGGACCTCACCTGGGACGGAACCATGGCCGACGGCGTACGCATCTACGGCGCTGGCGATTACCGCCTCGGAATCCTCCTGGTCTTCGGTTTCTCCCTCCTCGCCGTGGCGGGCGCCTCCAGGATGCGCGAGACCTTCTGCCGAAACGTTACCACCGGAGACTGA
- a CDS encoding DUF6125 family protein, with protein sequence MTGISSACQAVENKEVALDEGIKLLYNLDKEELIKIIVDDAKNWLAHDGLWFQAIEATHGMEAAMDADREAWRRFTVIEAQRIMARLGIAQGGGIPALVECLKHRLYARLNLQETVEVSEKRAVFRMVDCRVQSARKRKNLPDFPCKSIGIVEYSEFARMVDPRISTRCIACPPDEHPDNYWCAWEFTLS encoded by the coding sequence GTGACTGGGATTTCAAGTGCGTGTCAGGCAGTCGAGAACAAGGAAGTCGCCCTCGATGAGGGCATCAAGCTGCTCTACAATCTGGATAAGGAGGAGTTGATCAAGATCATCGTCGATGATGCCAAGAACTGGCTGGCCCACGACGGTCTCTGGTTTCAGGCCATCGAGGCGACCCACGGCATGGAAGCCGCCATGGATGCCGACCGCGAGGCCTGGCGGCGCTTCACGGTCATCGAGGCGCAGCGCATCATGGCGCGGCTCGGCATCGCCCAGGGCGGCGGCATCCCGGCGCTGGTCGAATGCCTCAAGCATCGGCTCTACGCGCGATTGAATCTCCAGGAAACCGTCGAGGTGTCGGAGAAACGCGCGGTGTTCCGCATGGTGGATTGCCGCGTGCAGTCGGCGCGCAAGCGCAAGAACCTGCCGGATTTCCCCTGCAAGTCCATCGGCATCGTCGAATATTCCGAGTTCGCCCGCATGGTCGATCCGCGCATCAGCACCCGCTGCATCGCCTGTCCGCCCGATGAGCATCCGGACAATTATTGGTGCGCCTGGGAGTTCACTCTGAGCTGA
- a CDS encoding acetyl-CoA hydrolase/transferase family protein, which yields MQNIAVNLERLTPDYSNLYQQKLCSPAVAAAAVKSGDHLCFPICAGEPTLLVQALAERMHQLEGVVVNQQHHLNPAYFKPEARPHIRVNSWFTSGVSRKAVQEGWADFVPNYFHEVPKLLREYWPVDVAGTVVSPMDEHGYFTCSLSVAYTMEAIKKAKKVIVQVNPNAPRTHGNCHIHISQVDHVIECAEPLVELAIPPISAIEEAIGGYIAELIEDGSTLQLGIGGIPNAVCKALLRKKDLGIHTEMITDGMVDLMASGAVNNSRKTIHRGKTVGTFALGTRRLYEFMNENPMIEMHPVDYTNDPYVIGQNDKLVSINATIEVDLLGQCASESIGTTPWSGTGGQADFVRGANISKGGKSFITLASTAKGGTISKIVPTLQAGAAVTTNKNDVDHVVTEFGVAKLRGKTARDRALALIEIAHPDFREQLRAEARKMNRI from the coding sequence ATGCAGAATATCGCCGTCAATCTTGAGCGCCTGACCCCCGATTACAGCAACCTCTATCAGCAGAAACTCTGTTCTCCCGCAGTGGCGGCGGCCGCCGTCAAATCAGGCGACCATCTGTGCTTTCCCATCTGCGCCGGCGAGCCGACCCTGCTGGTGCAGGCCCTGGCCGAGCGCATGCACCAACTCGAGGGCGTGGTGGTCAATCAGCAGCATCACCTCAATCCCGCCTATTTCAAGCCCGAGGCGCGTCCCCACATCCGCGTCAATTCCTGGTTTACCAGCGGTGTGTCGCGCAAGGCGGTGCAGGAGGGATGGGCCGATTTCGTACCCAACTATTTCCACGAGGTACCCAAGCTGCTGCGCGAGTACTGGCCCGTCGACGTGGCGGGGACCGTCGTCTCCCCCATGGATGAGCACGGCTATTTCACCTGCTCCCTGTCCGTTGCCTACACCATGGAAGCGATCAAGAAGGCAAAAAAGGTCATCGTGCAGGTCAACCCCAATGCGCCGCGCACTCACGGCAACTGCCACATCCACATCTCCCAGGTGGATCACGTCATCGAGTGCGCGGAGCCTTTGGTGGAGTTGGCGATTCCACCCATCTCCGCGATCGAGGAGGCCATCGGCGGCTACATCGCCGAGCTGATCGAGGACGGCTCGACCCTGCAACTGGGCATCGGCGGCATTCCCAACGCGGTGTGCAAGGCGCTGCTGCGCAAGAAGGATCTGGGCATCCACACGGAAATGATTACCGACGGCATGGTCGATCTCATGGCGAGCGGCGCGGTGAACAATTCGCGAAAGACCATCCACCGCGGCAAGACCGTCGGCACCTTTGCCTTGGGTACACGGCGCCTTTACGAGTTCATGAACGAAAACCCCATGATCGAGATGCACCCGGTGGATTACACCAATGATCCCTACGTCATCGGTCAGAACGACAAGCTGGTGTCCATCAATGCCACCATCGAGGTCGACCTGCTCGGTCAGTGTGCCTCGGAAAGCATCGGCACCACGCCTTGGAGCGGTACCGGCGGCCAGGCCGATTTCGTGCGCGGCGCCAATATTTCCAAGGGCGGCAAGAGTTTCATCACCCTGGCCTCCACGGCCAAGGGCGGGACGATCTCGAAAATCGTGCCGACCCTGCAGGCCGGTGCTGCGGTGACCACCAACAAGAACGACGTGGATCACGTCGTCACCGAATTCGGCGTGGCCAAGCTGCGTGGCAAGACCGCCCGTGACCGAGCGCTGGCGCTGATCGAGATCGCCCATCCCGATTTCCGCGAGCAACTGCGGGCGGAGGCGCGCAAGATGAATCGCATCTAG
- a CDS encoding hydroxymethylglutaryl-CoA lyase, whose protein sequence is MRLPKRVRMVEVGPRDGLQNEPQTVPTPVKVALIERLAEAGLSVVEATSFVSPRWVPQMADQADVMAMITRRAGVSYPVLVPNLKGLEAALAAGAEEIAVFGAASETFSQKNINCSIAESLARFAEVIAKGKRRGLNVRGYVSCVLGCPYEGEIAPRQVAAVARQLLDLGCYEISLGDTIGIGTPAKAQRMVDAVAAQVPITQLAVHFHDTYGQALANILAVLERGIGVVDSAVSGLGGCPYAQGASGNVASEDLLYMLQGLGIETGVDLSALIEAGRYICEYLGRPSGSKVTRALGDLPKTNC, encoded by the coding sequence ATGCGCTTGCCGAAACGGGTCAGGATGGTCGAGGTCGGGCCGCGCGACGGTTTGCAGAACGAGCCGCAAACCGTGCCCACGCCGGTCAAGGTCGCGTTGATCGAACGCCTGGCCGAGGCTGGCCTGTCGGTCGTGGAAGCGACCAGCTTCGTTTCGCCGCGCTGGGTACCGCAGATGGCCGACCAGGCGGACGTGATGGCGATGATCACGCGCAGGGCGGGGGTGTCCTATCCGGTGCTGGTGCCCAACCTCAAGGGATTGGAGGCGGCCCTGGCGGCGGGCGCCGAAGAGATCGCCGTGTTCGGCGCGGCCTCGGAGACCTTTTCGCAAAAAAACATCAACTGCTCCATCGCCGAGAGCCTCGCGCGCTTTGCCGAGGTCATCGCCAAGGGCAAGCGCCGCGGGTTGAACGTGCGCGGCTATGTGTCCTGCGTGCTGGGCTGTCCCTACGAGGGCGAAATCGCTCCCCGGCAGGTCGCGGCCGTGGCGCGGCAGCTTCTTGATTTGGGCTGTTACGAAATCTCCCTGGGCGACACCATCGGCATCGGTACCCCGGCCAAGGCCCAGCGCATGGTGGACGCCGTGGCCGCGCAGGTGCCCATCACTCAACTGGCCGTACATTTTCACGACACCTACGGTCAGGCCCTGGCCAACATCCTCGCCGTCCTGGAGCGGGGCATCGGCGTGGTGGACAGCGCGGTCAGTGGATTAGGCGGCTGCCCCTACGCACAAGGCGCCTCGGGCAACGTCGCCAGTGAAGATCTGCTCTACATGCTTCAAGGGCTGGGTATCGAAACCGGGGTCGACCTATCGGCCCTGATCGAGGCCGGTCGCTACATCTGCGAGTACCTGGGACGTCCCTCGGGGTCGAAAGTCACGCGCGCCCTGGGCGACTTGCCCAAAACGAATTGTTAA